From Orcinus orca chromosome 3, mOrcOrc1.1, whole genome shotgun sequence, a single genomic window includes:
- the CCNJL gene encoding cyclin-J-like protein isoform X2, with amino-acid sequence MMDEPWWEGRVASDVHCTLREKELKLPTFRAHSPLLKSRRFFVDILTLLSSHCQLCPAARHLAVYLLDHFLDRYNITTSKQLYAVAVSCLLLASKFEDREDHVPKLEQINSTRILSSQNFSLTKKELLSTELLLLEAFGWNLCLPTPAHFLDYYLLASVSQKDHHCHSWPTTCPRKTKECLKEYAHYFLEVTLQDHIFYKFQPSVVAAACVGASRICLQLSPYWTRDLQRISNYSLEHLSTCIEILLVAYDNILKDAVAVKSQALAMVPGTPPASTQVLFQPPAYPGLGQPTAMALAQFQTPMQDLCVAYRDSLQAHHSGTLLSGGSGSSLHALYPTLQPLDVCPVPLPTSLSMHMAIAAEPRHCLAATYGSSYFSGSHAFPAGCFDR; translated from the exons GAGCTGAAGCTGCCCACCTTCCGAGCCCACTCCCCACTCCTGAAGAGCCGCCGGTTCTTTGTTGACATCTTAACCCTGCTGAGCAGCCACTGCCAGCTCTGCCCCGCTGCCCGGCACCTGGCCGTCTACCTGCTGGACCACTTCCTGGATCGCTATAACATCACCACCTCCAAGCAGCTCTACGCTGTGGCAGTCTCCTGCCTTCTGCTCGCAA GTAAGTTCGAGGATAGGGAAGACCACGTCCCCAAGCTGGAACAGATAAACAGCACGAGGATCCTGAGCAGCCAGAACTTCTCCCTTACCAAGAAGGAGCTGTTGAGCAcagagctgctgctgctggaggCCTTCGGCTGGAACCTCTGCCTGCCCACACCCGCCCACTTCCTCGACTACTACCTCCTGGCCTCCGTCAGCCAGAAGGACCACCACTGCCACAGCTGGCCCACCACCTGCCCCCGCAAGACCAAAGAGTGCCTCAAGGAGTACGCCCACTACTTCCTAGAGGTCACCCTGCAAG ATCATATTTTCTACAAATTCCAGCCTTCTGTGGTGGCCGCAGCCTGCGTCGGGGCCTCTAGGATTTGCCTTCAGCTTTCTCCCTACTGGACCAGAGACCTGCAGAGGATCTCAAACTACTCCCTGGAACATCTCAGCACATGCATCGAAATCCTGCTGGT AGCTTATGACAACATCCTCAAGGATGCCGTCGCGGTCAAGAGCCAGGCCCTGGCGATGGTGCCCGGCACACCCCCAGCTTCCACCCAGGTGCTGTTCCAGCCACCCGCCTACCCCGGCCTCGGCCAGCCGACAGCGATGGCCCTGGCCCAGTTCCAGACCCCCATGCAGGACCTGTGCGTGGCCTATCGGGACTCGCTGCAGGCCCACCACTCGGGGACCCTGCTCTCAGGGGGCAGCGGCTCATCCCTCCATGCCCTGtaccccaccctccagcccctggacGTGTGTCCCGTGCCGCTGCCCACGTCCCTCAGCATGCACATGGCTATTGCAGCTGAGCCCAGACACTGCCTCGCCGCCACCTACGGGAGCAGCTACTTCAGCGGGAGCCACGCGTTCCCTGCGGGCTGTTTCGACAGATAG